The stretch of DNA CCTCCAGACAAACTGAATCCAAAATCCTAGGACATTAATGGGGATACTGCACGAGACGAGGTTACTGGTTCTTAAAGGTTTTCTTAGCGGTTATGAGTGTTAACATTGGTCTCCTGGTGTCCTGTTAAATCCCAAATTGACCAAAGATTAGTTCTCATCTCCCGCACTACAGAGCAGGGGTGTCCGAATGCTATCCGAGAAGGTCCGCTACGAATGCAGACTTGTTCTTAACCAGCGCAAACGCGGgattaaaaacacaaaccttGACTGAAGATGTGATGAGTTTAATTGGGTGTTTTAGCGCTGGGGAGGAACAGAGTCCTGCATTCACACCGGCCTTTCCCACCTTGCACAGCCCTGCTGCGGAGGCCCTGGCGGTGCCCTGCTTTCACTACAGCGCGCGTGACATGGGGGATGCGTGACGCGTCCGGCCGTGGCGTCCCACGATGCAGTGCGTGCGGTCTCCGGCGTCGGCCGCAGCGCCCGCGCTCTGGAGCTGGGCGACGGAGCGTCTGGCGCCGGGCGCGGTCGCCGGCCGGCCCAGGAGCGGGAGCTTGGTCACCATGAGCAGGGGGTTGCTCTGCTGCAGGGCCTCGTGGGACACGGAGTTGTCCTCCAGGAAGTTGCGGTACTGGGCGTGCAGGTGGCGGCTCTCCTGGCTCAGACGCGCCTTCTCCTGCTTCAGGCACAGGCACTCCTTCAGGACCACGTTGTAGCGGTGCCAGACGTTCTCCAGGGGAGCCACCTCCTGAATGTTCTGGAAAGAGGAGggctcattgtgtgtgtgtgtgtgtgtgtgtgtgtgtgtgtgtgtgtgtgtgtaaatggcaggcatttatatatggtaaatggcaggcatttatatagcgcctttatccaaagcgctgtacaactgatgcttctcattcacccgttcatacacactctcacacaccgacggcgattggctgccatgcaaggcgtcgaccagctcgtcaggagcatttgggagttaggtgtcttgctcagggacacttcgacacagcctgggcggggggatcgaaccggcaaccctccgactgccagacgactgctcttactgcctgagccatgtcgcccctgtccgtgtgtgtgtatgagtgagagagagtgtgagatgtTCAGGCAAGAGGATATATTGCTCTTGAACATCTATGAGCATATGCTCCCTTTTCTGAGGATAGAATTTGTTTTTGGTGgcatgtctgtgagagagagatcgagaTAGGGggaatatttactgtatgcatTTCGTGTCAAAGCATATTAAATTATAGAGAGAGatattaaagagagagagatttagtGAGTGTAGATTCGGTCCATGCGTGTATGCACCATTCACTGGTGTagtctgagtttgtgtgtatgtgcctgcatgtgtgtttgtgcgtgtctgcaggtgtgtttgtgtgtacatgtttgtgcgtgtctgcaggtctgccggtgtgtttgtgcgtgtctgcaggtgtgtttgtgcgtgtctgcaggtctgccggtgtgtttgtgcatgtctgcaggtgtgtttgtgtgtacgtgtctgcagatgtgtttgtgtgtttgtgcatgtctgcaggtgtgtttgtgcgtgtctgcaggtgtgtttgtgcgtgtctgcaggtctgcaggtgtgtttgtgcgtgtctgcaggtctgcaggtgtgtttgtgcgtgtctgcaggtgtgtttgtgcgtgtctgcgggtctgcaggtgtgtttgtgcgtgtctgcaggtctgcaggtgtgtttgtgcgtgtctgcaggtctgcaggtgtgtttgtgcgtgtctggaggtgtgtttgtgcctgtctgcaggtctgcaggtgtgtttgtgcgtgtctgcaggtctgcaggtgtgtttgtgcgtgtctgcaggtgtgtttgtgcgtgtctgcaggtctgcaggtgtgtttgtgcgtgtctgcaggtctgcaggtgtgtttgtgcgtgtctgcaggtctgcaggtgtgtttgtgcgtgtctgcaggtgtgtttgtgcctgtctgCAGGTCTGTAGgtgcgtttgtgcgtgtctgcaggtctgcaggtgtgtttgtgcgtgtctgcaggtgtgtttgtgcgtgtctgcaggtgtgtttgtgcctgtctgCAGGTCTGCaggtgcatgcgtgcgtgtctgcaggtgtgtttgtgcaggtctGCAGgtctgcaggtgtgtttgtgcgtgtctgcaggtctgcaggtgcgtttgtgcgtgtctgcagGTCTGCAGGTGCGTTTGTGCGTGCGCTCCAGTCGTGTTACCTTGACCATTTCCTCAGACATGGGCTCCATGCAGAGGGTGTTGAGCAGGACCTGCTCCTGTGCGCTCTGTGAGGGGCAGTAGTGCACCTTCTCCCGCTCCATCTCCAGCCTCTGACACAGCTTCATCAGCCGCAGCAGCTTCTCGCCCTGCGCGGCACGCCCGCCTCATTTCATACTGCCTACTGTGTTACATTCTTatccaggagacaatcctctcctggagcaatgcagggttaagggccttgctcaagggcccaatggctgtgcggatcttattgtggctagaccagggatcgaaccactgaccttgcgtatcccagtcagtaccttaaccactacgctactggctgCCCATTGTTGCTTTACAAGTGCAAATACCGTATGCATGCAACTACGCCTCGGTTACCCGCcctcattttgtttctgtttttcacgcGTCGAACCAGCATCTGCATTCCATATTAACATTTCACATCACATTTTCATActatttcaacattttcatCCTTGAACGCTGTTCAGCATAGCTTTGAGGATATCGATGGTTTCTTTAAGCTAtctattatttttaaagaacCCACTTACGCACTTAACTGACTGGGCCTGGGAGAAGCTTGGGAAATATTCAGTAAATATTACCTGCCTGTGAGCAGAAACAAGCTTCAGTACATGGATATCTTTACAGAGGAGAGGTGCGTGCCTTTGTTTATCGGGTGTGTAAACCCGGGCTTGCCTTGAGGATGACGGCCTTTAGTTTCTTGGAAGTCTCGCTGCAGTGCTTGACGAGGTTGGTGAGGCGGGTCTTGTCCCTGGAGCAGGTGGCGCGGATCTGGGCCTTGAGCTGCTGGCCCTCCATGGTGAGCGCGTCCTTCAGCGCCCGTAGACCCTCCAGCCCAGAGCACTCCCGCTTCATGCAGGACAGCCTGCCCCGCAGCGCGCCGATGGACTCCTGcacgggcagtgtgtgtgtcagcttacacacacacacacacacacacatacacacacacacacacacacacacacacacacacacacacacacacacacacacacacacacacag from Conger conger chromosome 14, fConCon1.1, whole genome shotgun sequence encodes:
- the LOC133109712 gene encoding dynein regulatory complex subunit 2-like, which codes for MKLCQRLEMEREKVHYCPSQSAQEQVLLNTLCMEPMSEEMVKNIQEVAPLENVWHRYNVVLKECLCLKQEKARLSQESRHLHAQYRNFLEDNSVSHEALQQSNPLLMVTKLPLLGRPATAPGARRSVAQLQSAGAAADAGDRTHCIVGRHGRTRHASPMSRAL